A stretch of DNA from Patescibacteria group bacterium:
ATAAATAGAGTTTTTCTTTTGCGCGGGTTAATGCTACATAAAAAAGCCTCCTCTCTTCTTCCTCGTGTTCCTCCCCCTTACCGCCTAAATCTTGATGAGGGAAAAGACCTTCTTCGAGTCCGGTGATAAATACATATTTAAATTCAAGTCCTTTGGCTGAGTGCACTGTCATAAGCCTTACCGCTTTATTTTTCTCTTGTATTGAATCTTGGTCTGATACAAGAGACGCTTCCGTTAAGAGCTTCTCAATACCTAGGGGCGCTTCAAAGTCATCGTATTTTAATCCTAATGTTACCAATTCTCTTATATTTTCCAATCTTTCTTGATCATCTTCACTTCCGCTTTTTAAAAACTCCTCCATTCCGGTTGCTTTTATAACATTTTTTATCACCAGTGACGGCTTTTCTGTGAGAATGGATTTTTTTATTGATGTTAATAATTTATTGAAATCATTAACTTTCTCCTCTGTTTTTTGCGGAAGTTCATTCTGTTTGCCGGAGAATATCTTAAGAAGAGTCGTTTTTCCTATTCCCCTTGGCGGGATATTTATAATTCTTTTTAGCCCTTCTTGGTCGTCCGGATTTAAAGCCACTTTTATAAAAGTCAGTATATCCTTAATCTCTTTTCTTTCAAAAAAACGGACCCCTAGAATTTGATAAGGAATGCCTTTTTTAAGCAACGCTTCCTCTAAAGAGCGTGATTGGAAATTAGCTCTATAAAGTATGGCAATACCTGAAGCCTCGCTTTTGTTTTTAGAAATAATTTTTTCTATCTCTTCTGCTATAAAAAGAGCTTCTTTTTCTTCATTTTCCGCCTCAAAGAGCGTTATTTTTTCGCCTTCTTTGTTTTTGGTAAACATATTTTTGTCTATGCGCAGTTTATTTTTCTTTATTACCTTATCTGCGGCAAAGAGAATATTTTTAGTAGAGCGATAATTTTCTTCAAGAAGCACAAGTTTAACATCAGGGTAATCTTTTTCAAAATTAAGGATATTTTTAAAGTCCGCCCCTCTCCAGCCATAAATTGATTGATCGCTGTCGCCTACCCCGCAAATGTTTTTATGCTCTTTTGAAAGAAGTTTTGTAAGCGTATACTGGCTTTTATTTGTATCTTGGTACTCGTCTATGTGGATATATTTCCACAAGGATTGATAATATTTTAATATTTCAGGATTTTCTTGAAGAAGAATGACTGTTTTTAGGATGAGGTCGTCAAAATCAAGCGCGTTTTGTTTTTTTAAAATATTCTCATAGTTGCCCCATATTATGGCGAGCATTTTAGGGAAGTATTCATCGCCTGCTTCTTCAAGATAAGTTTCGTAGTCCGTCAATTCACCTTTTTGTCTTGAAATTGTATTTTGAATTCGTCTTGGGTCAAATTGTTTTATATCAAGATTAGCCTCTTTTATCGCCGACTTAACGGCTTTTAAAGAATCTTCTTTGTCTAAGATAGAGAAATATCGCGTTATGCCAATGGCTTTTGAATTTTCTTTTATAATATGGACACCAAGCGAATGAAAAGTGCTTACAAAAGGTATGCTATCTTGCAGCAGGTGCGGGGCGTCTTTCTTTATTAGGTCAATAATCCGCTCTTTCATTTCCTTGGCTGCTTTATTGGTGAAAGTTATAGCAAGAATATTTTTTGGCTCCACTCCTTCTTTTACAAGGTTAAAAATCCTATGAGCTATAGTTTTAGTTTTGCCGGCTCCGGCTCCGGCTATTATTAAAAGAGGGCCTTCCTTATGCAGGGCGGCTGCCTCTTGAGATTTATTTAATTCAGACGAACTCATTAAAGTATAATACCTTATTTGAGCCCGGTGACAATATTTCTAAATTCTGCTATCCCTTCTTTTATTTCATTTTGAATTAATTCTTCAATCCCGGGAATTTTAGCTTGCAAAAAGTTATGCATTTTATCGTTGTTGCCTTCTTTGCTTAATGTATTAAATTCTCCACGCGCTTCTTCCGGAAGATTTCCCAGTGTTACAGCCGTTATCCTCTTTAGCAGACTTTCTCCGAATTTAGAAATTACAAGATCTTTATTTCCTTCTGATAAAGACGAAAGCCCAAGCTCTTCTATAAGTGTGTTTTTTATTTCTTCTTGTTGTATCATAATATTTATTTATTATTATCCCCTCCTACCCATATAAAACCTTCATCTTTTGGTGGTAATGGCGCTTTCGGATATCCGAATACTGTCGGTCTTGATGTTTCTTGAATATTTGGTTCTATGGCCTGTGTATGCGGAACTTCTGTCGGGGTGAATATTTCAGGCGTTGGTTTTGGTATTATTTCTGTTAAGATTGGTTTACTTATTGGGGTTTTTACCAATTCATCATCTTTCATAAAATGAGCAATCGCTCTTTTTATATAACTTTCTGTTGTTTCATTTGACTGAAGGGCTGACCCTGTGTGCCCTTGAAGATTCTCTAAATATTTCTTTAATACTCCTCCTGCTTTGGTGGCTGGCAGGTCTTTTGCCTTTAGCCATTCAGCTGACTCCAGACCGTTTTTAGCGCCGAATCCGAGGAATCCTTTTGAGCCAAAGAGTTTATTTATGTCATCATTCATTATTTTATTTACATTGTAGTTTGCTAGATTCTCTAAGGCTTCTTTTGCAGGTACTTTGGCGGGAGCAACATTTTCTAATACACTTTCTCCGTTAGCGGTGATAGGGGCATTTTTTGCGCTTTCCCACGCGCCAGAAGGCGTGTTTTTATCTGCTCCTGTAATAGTGTAAGTCTCCCCTTTTAAAGGTTCTGGGTTTAATAGCTCATTTCTTAGCGTGTCTAAGCGTTCGGCTATTTTTCTTTGAGCTTCATCTGCCGCTTTTACCATTTCACTATTGTCAAAATCTGTTATTTGGCTAGGGATGATGTCGTCATGACCGGTAATTCCGGTCTCAATATCTCCTATTTTATCTAACGAGTCAGCGTGAAGCGTTTCTACCCATGTTTCGGGCTTGATGTCGTTAAGATAAGCCACAGCGCCTGTTTTAAGGACGCCTTGGTCCCAGAGCGCGTTAGAGCGCGATTCTAGGTTCTCAACTATTTTATTGAAGGCGTTATGATCTTTTATCGTTAAGAAATTTTTTGTCTTGTCCCAAACAGCGGCATTGTTAAACTCAGAGGCGCTTATGCCGGCGACATTATCTACATCGGCAAGATTATTTCCTTCGGCAAGTTTCACTAAATTAGCGGCGATGTTTAGGCTTTTTGCGCCTTCCGCTTCTCCGAAGATCACGGTGCCTTTCAAGTCCATATGGTTTGCCGCCATCATATGAAAGACTCGCTCCAAGCTCCCCGGGACGCCATTTTTGCCAAGCTCGATTGAAAAATCAGAAGTAAGACCTCTTTCAGCGACTTCTTTAGTTACTCCTTCTGCGACATTTGCGAGATTTGAATCTAGGGACACTGCGTCAGCATTGGCGTTAATTTCAGGAGCTATGTCCGGTGTTGTTGGTATA
This window harbors:
- a CDS encoding exodeoxyribonuclease V subunit gamma; the protein is MSSSELNKSQEAAALHKEGPLLIIAGAGAGKTKTIAHRIFNLVKEGVEPKNILAITFTNKAAKEMKERIIDLIKKDAPHLLQDSIPFVSTFHSLGVHIIKENSKAIGITRYFSILDKEDSLKAVKSAIKEANLDIKQFDPRRIQNTISRQKGELTDYETYLEEAGDEYFPKMLAIIWGNYENILKKQNALDFDDLILKTVILLQENPEILKYYQSLWKYIHIDEYQDTNKSQYTLTKLLSKEHKNICGVGDSDQSIYGWRGADFKNILNFEKDYPDVKLVLLEENYRSTKNILFAADKVIKKNKLRIDKNMFTKNKEGEKITLFEAENEEKEALFIAEEIEKIISKNKSEASGIAILYRANFQSRSLEEALLKKGIPYQILGVRFFERKEIKDILTFIKVALNPDDQEGLKRIINIPPRGIGKTTLLKIFSGKQNELPQKTEEKVNDFNKLLTSIKKSILTEKPSLVIKNVIKATGMEEFLKSGSEDDQERLENIRELVTLGLKYDDFEAPLGIEKLLTEASLVSDQDSIQEKNKAVRLMTVHSAKGLEFKYVFITGLEEGLFPHQDLGGKGEEHEEEERRLFYVALTRAKEKLYLSFADMRTIFGSKQVNYPSSFLSELPDHLIIFHNNDDAGEDLPTIEF
- a CDS encoding DUF5663 domain-containing protein, with product MIQQEEIKNTLIEELGLSSLSEGNKDLVISKFGESLLKRITAVTLGNLPEEARGEFNTLSKEGNNDKMHNFLQAKIPGIEELIQNEIKEGIAEFRNIVTGLK